The Kluyveromyces marxianus DMKU3-1042 DNA, complete genome, chromosome 6 genome window below encodes:
- the UTH1 gene encoding SUN domain-containing protein, whose product MSIAASAVIAAPAQGSKHIHHKDKRAAVTVTQYMDQNGNVIADPGAVATVADQVGEKNVVQATSSAGAQTTLSPTTTTSEESAPTSTSSSAPSSSSSSSGSSSSSGSSGVDGDLSNFSGPTEEFQDGTISCSDFPSGQGVVAVDWIGMGGWASIMDMDGNTSNSCKDGFYCSYACQAGMSKTQWPDQQPSDGKSVGGLLCKNGKLYRSNQNSKYLCEWGRQSANAVNKKDSPIALCRTDYPGSENMVVPTVVQGNSNKPIAVVDEDSYYKWQGKATSTQYYVNNAGVSVEDGCIWGTAGSGVGNWAPVVLGAGYINGITYLSIIPNPNNKDAPNYSIKIEAADGASVNGECSYIDGNYSGGSGSDGCTVSVTSGTANFIFY is encoded by the coding sequence ATGTCTATTGCCGCATCGGCTGTTATTGCTGCCCCAGCTCAAGGGTCCAAGCATATTCACCACAAGGACAAGAGAGCCGCTGTGACAGTTACCCAGTACATGGACCAGAACGGTAATGTTATTGCTGATCCAGGTGCTGTTGCTACTGTTGCAGACCAGGTTGGTGAGAAGAACGTTGTCCAGGCCACTTCTTCTGCAGGCGCTCAAACTACTTTGAGCCcaaccaccaccacctctGAGGAATCTGCTCCTACTTCTACCTCGAGCTCTGCCCCATCGAGCTCATCTAGTTCCTCCGGCTCATCTAGCTCCTCTGGCTCCTCTGGCGTCGATGGTGATTTGTCCAATTTCTCTGGCCCAACTGAGGAGTTCCAGGACGGTACCATCTCATGTTCGGACTTCCCATCCGGCCAAGGTGTCGTTGCAGTTGACTGGATCGGCATGGGCGGCTGGGCCTCCATCATGGATATGGACGGTAACACCTCCAACTCTTGTAAGGACGGTTTCTACTGCTCTTACGCTTGTCAAGCCGGTATGTCCAAGACCCAATGGCCAGACCAACAACCTTCTGACGGTAAGTCCGTCGGTGGTTTGCTGTGTAAGAACGGTAAGTTGTACCGTTCCAACCAAAACTCCAAGTACTTGTGTGAATGGGGCCGTCAATCCGCCAATGCCGTGAACAAGAAGGACTCCCCTATCGCCTTGTGTAGAACTGACTACCCAGGTTCCGAAAACATGGTTGTTCCAACTGTCGTCCAAGGAAACTCCAATAAACCAATTGCCGTTGTCGACGAGGACTCATACTACAAATGGCAAGGAAAGGCCACTTCCACCCAATACTATGTTAACAACGCCGGTGTTTCCGTCGAAGACGGTTGTATCTGGGGTACTGCTGGTTCTGGTGTCGGTAACTGGGCCCCAGTCGTCTTGGGTGCCGGTTACATTAACGGTATCACTTACTTGTCTATCATTCCAAACCCAAACAACAAAGACGCTCCAAACTACTCCATTAAGATTGAAGCTGCTGATGGCGCTTCTGTTAACGGTGAGTGTTCTTACATCGATGGTAACTACTCTGGTGGTAGTGGCAGTGACGGTTGTACCGTTTCTGTTACTTCTGGTACCGccaacttcatcttctactga
- the SHB17 gene encoding sedoheptulose-bisphosphatase, with product MSKVTPRCIIVRHGQTEWSKSGQFTGLTDIPLTPYGVAQMKRTGQAIFGHKFINPDHITYIFTSPRQRARQTVGLVLESLTEEQRSKIRIVVDEDLREWEYGDYEGLLTHEIVQLRKSRGLDQERPWKIWRDGCENGETTQQIGCRLSRVIARIQNLHRQHQKEGRESDIMVFAHGHALRYFAALWIKSGVEVAYDKSFDPAEPTYHDETVADVPLKTFRHLVDNPNYLLDAGGIGVLSYSHHNIDEPALALAGPFVPPPEEQSEHEPVVE from the coding sequence ATGAGTAAAGTCACTCCCCGTTGTATTATTGTTCGTCATGGACAAACCGAATGGTCAAAATCTGGGCAATTTACTGGTCTGACTGATATTCCATTGACACCATACGGTGTGGCTCAAATGAAGAGAACTGGTCAGGCAATTTTTGGCCATAAGTTTATCAATCCAGATCACATCACTTACATCTTTACCTCTCCACGTCAACGTGCTAGACAAACTGTTGGTCTTGTGTTAGAAAGTCTGACTGAAGAACAACGTTCAAAAATTAGGATTGTTGTCGATGAGGACTTGAGAGAGTGGGAGTACGGTGATTACGAGGGTCTGTTGACCCATGAGATCGTCCAGCTAAGAAAATCTCGTGGCTTGGACCAGGAGAGACCATGGAAAATCTGGCGCGATGGGTGCGAGAATGGTGAAACTACCCAGCAAATTGGTTGCCGGTTGTCACGTGTCATTGCaagaattcaaaacttGCACCGTCAACACCAGAAGGAAGGTCGTGAAAGCGATATAATGGTGTTTGCACACGGTCACGCTTTGCGTTACTTTGCTGCTTTGTGGATCAAGTCTGGTGTTGAAGTGGCATACGATAAGAGTTTTGACCCAGCCGAGCCAACGTACCATGACGAAACCGTTGCGGATGTTCCATTAAAGACATTTAGACATTTAGTCGATAATCCTAACTACTTATTAGATGCAGGTGGTATTGGTGTATTATCTTACTCTCATCACAATATCGATGAGCCTGCTTTAGCACTTGCTGGTCCATTTGTTCCACCTCCAGAGGAGCAATCTGAGCACGAACCTGTTGTCGAATAa
- the PHO86 gene encoding Pho86p, with protein sequence MPVVKQADARLNEPIDKDAPPTIYGTTLKPEYSNAALNLSVDFVKQQCALLNKRLFWHPVTIFSTLVCGVIFLASQSHFPGHANHVTGWLYQYFLMNKKELVTFFLVIIISASSVISLLSKVTEIVFKRKSKLIVDTKGQIIYGVDLMKLAQGEIQDKTALENTEIIVYRDTPIALVSILENKTLSKPDSLVMGVSTIGARRVYLKSGILEDLIDWALIRTKNYQKEHPKYKHGKSMKLLIDVYSFEKDTKKTLARKGFSMIESYKLPENKFLASMFGIKKELWGIQFHFEAKKE encoded by the coding sequence ATGCCAGTAGTAAAGCAAGCGGATGCTCGTTTGAATGAGCCAATCGATAAAGATGCGCCACCCACGATATACGGTACGACATTGAAGCCAGAGTATTCGAATGCAGCCTTGAACCTTTCGGTTGATTTTGTGAAGCAACAGTGTGCATTGCTCAATAAGAGGCTATTCTGGCACCCGGTAACCATTTTCTCCACCTTGGTGTGCGGTGTGATCTTCTTGGCATCGCAGTCGCATTTCCCTGGACATGCGAACCACGTTACTGGTTGGTTGTACCAATACTTCttgatgaacaagaaggagTTGGTGACGTTCTTTTTGGTGATTATCATCAGTGCATCTAGTGTGATCTCGCTATTGTCGAAGGTCACTGAGATCGTTTTCAAGAGAAAGTCCAAGTTGATCGTGGACACCAAGGGACAAATCATTTATGGGGTTGATTTGATGAAGTTGGCCCAAGGCGAGATCCAGGACAAAACTGCATTGGAAAACACCGAAATCATTGTGTACCGTGACACCCCAATCGCCTTGGTGTCGATTTTGGAGAACAAAACCTTGAGCAAGCCGGATTCATTGGTTATGGGCGTCTCCACCATTGGTGCTCGTCGTGTTTACTTGAAGAGTGGAATACTAGAAGACCTTATCGACTGGGCTTTGATCCGTACCAAGAACTACCAAAAGGAACATCCAAAATACAAGCACGGCAAATCTATGAAACTATTGATTGACGTTTACTCTTTCGAAAAGGACACTAAAAAGACATTAGCCAGAAAGGGATTCAGCATGATCGAGAGCTATAAGCTTCCTGAAAACAAGTTCTTGGCCAGCATGTTCGGTatcaagaaagaacttTGGGGAATCCAATTCCACTTCGAAGCTAAGAAGGAATAG
- the CPS1 gene encoding M20 family metallopeptidase, with amino-acid sequence MALKDGIHAPDGTHKVKFLVLAILALSVASFHLGYQHLTEAHQQSSSVLGPKCDNPASVQPPSYKNGNGNGTVEVITYDPEYRVQAVEKLLGSVRIPTESFDTHLDPSEYPEQYKNFTRLHEYFRKTYPEVYKVLKVEKTKYEYSMVYIWEGSEPSLKPLVLAGHQDVVPVNAETLDQWEYPPYDGVYDGTNVYGRGVSDCKSVVNSVLESIELLIKEGVTPKRTLVLAFGFDEEVGGGYGAQTINEFLLEKFGPDGIYAIVDEGGNAVEKLDDTYFALPAVGEKGSINSVIQLNTKGGHSSAPPENTGIGIMADLIHTIESEPFEPYIDVSNPFLKYLYCMVEHTTKDDIGLPRDDIAKFEHDKDANKNVVEWVNGNTKFKWLAKTTQAADIFHSGIKVNALPELSTLFINHRINIGSTCQQTQDKIKKQVTAIAQKYGLGLTIKDEVIIQDNAGIGSFVYDTTECLEPAPITPTTGNPVWDTFAGTVRHILEDITYPGAKVVVAPSITTGNTDTAKYWNLTKNIFRYRFSIQNAVLEGHIHGVNETMPADSYLNMIAFYYEYIQNACQ; translated from the coding sequence ATGGCTCTTAAAGACGGTATTCATGCTCCCGATGGGACCCACAAAGTCAAGTTTCTGGTCCTTGCTATTTTAGCTTTGTCTGTAGCATCGTTTCATTTAGGGTACCAACACCTGACTGAGGCCCATCAGCAGTCTTCATCGGTTTTGGGACCTAAGTGTGACAATCCAGCGAGTGTCCAACCACCATCGTACAAAAACGGTAACGGTAATGGAACGGTCGAAGTAATTACATATGATCCTGAATACCGTGTTCAGGCAGTTGAAAAGTTATTGGGATCCGTTAGAATCCCAACAGAGTCCTTCGATACGCATTTGGACCCATCAGAGTATCCAGAACAGTACAAGAACTTCACCAGGTTGCACGAGTACTTCCGCAAGACTTATCCAGAAGTCTACAAGGTGTTGAAGGTGGAGAAAACTAAATATGAGTACAGTATGGTTTACATCTGGGAGGGCTCTGAGCCATCCTTGAAGCCATTGGTATTGGCCGGCCACCAGGACGTTGTTCCAGTGAACGCAGAGACCCTAGACCAATGGGAGTATCCTCCATACGACGGAGTTTACGACGGTACAAATGTGTACGGCAGAGGTGTGTCCGACTGTAAGTCGGTTGTCAATTCTGTGTTAGAGTCCATCGAATTGTTGATCAAAGAAGGTGTGACGCCAAAACGGACTTTGGTACTAGCGTTTGGGTTCGATGAGGAAGTTGGAGGCGGATACGGTGCCCAGACTATCAATGAGTTCTTACTGGAGAAGTTTGGGCCTGATGGTATCTACGCAATTGTGGACGAAGGTGGTAACGCAGTAGAGAAGCTGGATGATACCTACTTCGCCTTGCCAGCCGTTGGTGAAAAGGGCTCCATCAACTCTGTAATTCAATTGAACACCAAGGGCGGTCATTCCTCTGCCCCACCGGAAAACACAGGTATTGGCATCATGGCAGACCTAATTCACACCATAGAGTCGGAACCTTTCGAGCCCTACATCGATGTCAGCAATCCATTCTTGAAGTATCTATACTGCATGGTGGAGCATACTACAAAAGATGATATCGGATTACCAAGAGACGACATTGCAAAGTTTGAGCACGATAAAGACGCAAACAAAAACGTCGTCGAATGGGTCAACGGCAACACCAAATTCAAGTGGCTAGCCAAGACAACCCAGGCAGCAGATATTTTCCACAGCGGAATTAAGGTCAACGCCTTGCCCGAACTATCCACCCTCTTCATAAACCACAGAATTAATATCGGATCCACCTGCCAACAGACCCAAgacaaaatcaagaaacaGGTCACTGCCATCGCACAGAAATATGGCCTCGGTCTAACTATCAAAGACGAGGTGATCATTCAGGACAATGCTGGAATTGGATCCTTCGTATACGACACAACAGAATGTCTAGAACCCGCCCCAATCACTCCTACCACCGGCAACCCTGTCTGGGATACTTTCGCCGGAACAGTCAGACACATCCTCGAAGATATTACATACCCTGGCGCAAAAGTCGTAGTCGCACCTTCCATTACTACAGGAAATACTGACACTGCAAAGTATTGGAATCTGACCAAAAACATCTTCCGCTACAGATTCTCTATCCAAAACGCAGTACTAGAAGGTCACATACATGGTGTTAACGAAACCATGCCAGCCGATTCGTATCTCAACATGATCGCTTTCTACTACGAGTACATCCAGAATGCCTGTCAATGA